A genome region from Geobacter pickeringii includes the following:
- a CDS encoding polyprenyl synthetase family protein: MHAALALVGEDLKNVELQFRKDLESDVYLIRKVGEYVLASGGKRIRPALLLLSSKLCGYQGDRHVPLASVIEFIHTATLLHDDVVDNATLRRGNASANEVWGNEASVLVGDFLFSKSFSLMVDAGDLQVLKVMSNATTIIAEGEVLQLLCTSDLEMSHERYIEVVKSKTAVLLSAACEAGAILGGVSPEQVAALRDYGMDLGIAFQLMDDTLDYTAVEEQFGKEIGHDLEEGKITLPLIHTLRRCTDEERETIAAIVEKDAMEPGDFESVFTLVHKYGGIQYTTEVATEYTSRCKSHLNVFPDSSERDALIELADYVVSRKQ; this comes from the coding sequence ATGCACGCTGCCCTTGCCCTTGTCGGGGAAGACCTGAAAAACGTCGAATTACAGTTCAGAAAGGATCTGGAGTCGGATGTCTATCTCATCCGCAAGGTGGGAGAGTACGTCCTCGCCAGCGGCGGCAAGCGGATTCGTCCGGCGCTGCTCCTCCTTTCGTCGAAACTGTGCGGTTACCAGGGCGACCGGCATGTGCCGCTGGCGAGCGTCATCGAGTTCATCCACACGGCCACCCTTCTGCACGACGACGTGGTCGACAACGCTACGCTCCGGCGCGGCAACGCGTCGGCCAACGAGGTCTGGGGGAATGAGGCCTCGGTCCTCGTCGGCGACTTCCTCTTCTCCAAGTCCTTCTCCCTCATGGTCGACGCGGGAGACCTGCAGGTCCTCAAGGTGATGTCCAACGCCACCACCATCATTGCCGAGGGGGAGGTGCTCCAGCTCCTCTGCACGAGCGACCTCGAGATGAGCCACGAGCGCTACATCGAAGTGGTGAAGAGCAAGACTGCGGTCCTTCTCTCGGCCGCCTGCGAGGCGGGCGCCATCCTTGGCGGCGTTTCTCCCGAGCAGGTGGCGGCTCTCCGCGATTACGGGATGGATCTGGGGATCGCCTTCCAGCTCATGGACGACACCCTCGACTACACCGCCGTGGAGGAGCAGTTCGGCAAGGAAATCGGCCACGATCTCGAAGAAGGGAAGATCACCCTTCCCCTCATCCACACGCTCCGCCGCTGCACCGACGAGGAGCGTGAGACCATCGCCGCCATCGTGGAAAAGGACGCCATGGAACCGGGGGATTTCGAGTCGGTCTTCACCCTGGTCCACAAATACGGCGGCATCCAGTACACCACCGAGGTCGCCACCGAATACACCTCCCGTTGCAAATCCCACCTGAACGTCTTTCCCGATTCTTCGGAGAGGGATGCCCTCATCGAGCTCGCCGATTACGTGGTGAGCCGCAAGCAGTAG
- a CDS encoding sigma-54-dependent transcriptional regulator, producing MQRILIVDDDVSLRRVLEYNLQEAGYEVLTAGSGEEGVRLFEERGPALVITDLKMPGMGGFQLLQQIKEKSPETLVIVITAFGAVETAVEAMKLGAYDFITKPFNRDALRLTVLKALDMQGLSRENRRLKEELSEREAYRNIVGISRRMEEVFRIIGRVADTEATVLITGESGTGKELVARAVHGQSGRRSAPFVAINCAAIPRDLLESELFGHVKGAFTGAVKDKVGKFRQADGGTLFLDEVGELPVELQSKLLRALQEKEVQPVGGTAPQKLDVRVVAATNADLEEAIEEGRFREDLFYRLSVIPVHLPPLRERTEDIPLLVRHFVAKHGGAAVAFAPATLEVMAAYGWPGNVRELENTVERMLIMRNGDTITPEDLPEKVRHGRSAPRECPVVNLPDEGYSLEQLEREIVVEALERNNWNQSSAARFLRIPRHTLIYRMEKYTITPPEKRR from the coding sequence ATGCAGCGAATCCTGATCGTTGACGATGACGTCTCGTTGCGGCGGGTACTGGAGTATAATCTGCAGGAGGCGGGGTACGAGGTGCTCACCGCCGGCAGCGGCGAAGAAGGGGTGCGGCTTTTCGAGGAGCGGGGGCCGGCGCTCGTGATCACCGACCTCAAGATGCCCGGTATGGGCGGCTTTCAGCTCCTCCAGCAGATAAAGGAGAAATCACCCGAGACCCTCGTCATCGTCATCACCGCCTTCGGTGCCGTGGAGACGGCGGTGGAGGCGATGAAGCTCGGCGCCTACGATTTCATCACCAAGCCGTTCAACCGTGACGCCTTGCGCCTGACGGTGCTCAAGGCCCTGGACATGCAGGGGCTCTCCCGGGAAAACCGGCGTCTGAAGGAAGAGCTGTCGGAGCGGGAGGCCTACCGGAACATTGTCGGCATCTCCCGGCGGATGGAGGAGGTCTTCCGGATTATCGGCCGGGTTGCCGACACCGAAGCAACCGTGCTCATCACGGGAGAGTCGGGAACCGGCAAGGAGCTCGTTGCCCGGGCGGTCCACGGCCAGAGCGGCCGCCGCTCCGCTCCGTTCGTCGCCATCAACTGCGCCGCCATCCCCCGCGACCTGCTGGAGAGCGAGCTATTCGGCCACGTGAAGGGGGCATTTACCGGCGCCGTGAAGGACAAGGTGGGGAAGTTCCGGCAGGCCGATGGCGGGACGCTCTTCCTCGACGAGGTGGGGGAGTTGCCGGTGGAGCTTCAGTCGAAGCTGCTGCGCGCCCTGCAGGAAAAGGAGGTGCAGCCGGTGGGAGGAACGGCGCCCCAGAAGCTCGATGTGCGGGTGGTGGCCGCCACCAACGCCGATCTCGAAGAGGCGATCGAGGAGGGGCGGTTTCGCGAAGACCTCTTCTACCGCCTTTCGGTCATCCCCGTCCACCTCCCCCCCCTGCGGGAGCGCACCGAGGATATTCCGCTGCTGGTGCGGCATTTCGTCGCCAAGCACGGCGGGGCTGCGGTGGCCTTTGCGCCGGCGACCCTGGAGGTCATGGCCGCCTACGGCTGGCCTGGCAACGTCCGGGAGTTGGAGAATACGGTGGAGCGGATGCTCATCATGCGCAACGGCGACACCATCACCCCCGAGGATCTGCCGGAGAAGGTGCGCCACGGCCGGAGCGCTCCGCGGGAGTGCCCCGTCGTCAACCTTCCGGACGAAGGGTACTCGCTGGAACAGCTCGAACGGGAGATAGTCGTCGAGGCCCTGGAGCGCAACAACTGGAACCAGAGCTCGGCGGCCCGGTTTCTGCGGATCCCCCGCCACACCCTGATCTATCGCATGGAGAAGTACACCATCACCCCTCCGGAGAAAAGACGATGA
- a CDS encoding Fur family transcriptional regulator gives MKRVKKQIFHDYIAKQGLKSTRQRDIILEAFLSSERHLSIEELYLKLRAKHPNIGYATVYRTLKLFADSGIAREMQFGDGQTRYEHVGEGEHHDHLVCTGCGTIIEFENETIETLQNEVAAAHGFLIKTHKLELYGLCARCQR, from the coding sequence ATGAAGCGGGTCAAAAAGCAGATTTTCCATGACTACATTGCCAAGCAGGGCCTCAAGTCGACCAGACAGCGGGATATCATCCTCGAGGCATTCCTCTCTTCGGAGCGCCACCTCAGCATCGAGGAACTCTACCTGAAGCTCCGGGCGAAGCACCCCAACATCGGTTACGCCACGGTCTACCGGACCCTCAAGCTCTTCGCCGATTCGGGGATTGCCCGCGAGATGCAGTTCGGCGACGGGCAGACCCGCTACGAACACGTGGGGGAGGGAGAGCACCACGATCATCTCGTCTGCACCGGCTGCGGAACCATCATCGAGTTCGAGAACGAGACGATCGAGACGCTCCAGAACGAAGTCGCCGCCGCCCACGGCTTCCTGATAAAGACCCACAAGCTGGAGCTCTACGGGCTGTGTGCCCGGTGTCAGAGGTAG
- a CDS encoding VOC family protein, translating to MGVPLFSIQLAVADLDATEAFYGGILELDVMRALTARGAPEHLTLNQGRGEIIFVEEEAVARAHPLLGERLDEYPKGVGMTIHVTVGDIVGTYEAVLEEELEIFYPLEMKPYGIREFWCFDPDGFLVAVEEQKSRGA from the coding sequence GTGGGCGTCCCTCTGTTTTCGATTCAACTGGCGGTGGCCGATCTCGATGCCACGGAGGCCTTCTACGGCGGCATCCTCGAGCTCGACGTCATGCGGGCCCTGACGGCCCGCGGCGCTCCGGAGCATCTGACCCTGAATCAGGGCAGGGGGGAGATCATCTTCGTGGAAGAGGAGGCGGTGGCCCGGGCCCATCCGCTGCTTGGAGAGCGGCTCGATGAGTATCCCAAGGGGGTCGGCATGACCATCCACGTGACGGTCGGCGACATCGTCGGGACGTACGAGGCGGTGCTGGAGGAGGAGCTGGAGATCTTCTACCCGTTGGAGATGAAACCTTACGGCATCAGGGAATTCTGGTGTTTCGACCCTGACGGGTTCCTGGTCGCCGTCGAGGAGCAGAAAAGCAGAGGGGCGTGA
- a CDS encoding glucose-6-phosphate isomerase: MNAPALWQRYRKHLFHDPETGLMLDVSRMNFPDDFLARMEPAMQRAYAEMENLERGAIANLDENRMVGHYWLRDPSLAPSEEIAAEIVETVARVKEFAAGIHGGTITAPGGTRFRRLLVIGIGGSALGPQFVADALGTAADRLEPHFFDNTDPDGMDRVLARLGNGLAETLTVVISKSGGTKETRSGMLEAQDAYRRAGLDFHRHAMAVTGAGSELDRTATEAGWLARFPMWDWVGGRTSETSAVGLLPAALQGIDIDGILAGARQCDALTRRRTTATNPAALLALMWHHATGGRGTRDMVILPYKDRLLLFSRYLQQLVMESLGKERDRTGTVVNQGIAVYGNKGSTDQHAYVQQLREGINNFFVTFVEVLRDRDGKSLEVEPGVTSGDYLSGFFQGTRAALHENGRESLTITIPEVSPATIGVLIALFERAVGLYAALTDINAYHQPGVEAGKKAAGVVLKLQAEVIAHLQGGGEPATADEIAAAIGRDVEVEAVFHILLHAAANPDHGVRIFAAEPLFQSQFGTAG; the protein is encoded by the coding sequence ATGAACGCACCCGCATTGTGGCAACGCTACCGGAAGCATCTCTTTCACGACCCCGAAACGGGGCTCATGCTCGATGTCAGCAGGATGAATTTCCCAGACGACTTTCTTGCCCGCATGGAACCGGCGATGCAACGCGCCTATGCGGAGATGGAGAATCTGGAACGGGGAGCCATCGCCAACCTCGACGAAAACCGGATGGTGGGTCACTACTGGCTGCGCGACCCCTCCCTCGCACCCAGCGAAGAGATTGCGGCGGAGATTGTGGAAACCGTGGCACGGGTGAAGGAGTTCGCCGCCGGCATCCACGGGGGAACGATCACCGCACCGGGAGGAACGCGGTTCCGCCGGCTGCTGGTGATCGGCATCGGCGGGTCGGCCCTCGGGCCTCAGTTCGTGGCCGACGCCCTCGGCACGGCCGCCGACCGGCTGGAGCCGCACTTTTTCGACAACACCGACCCCGACGGCATGGACCGGGTCCTCGCCAGGCTGGGGAACGGACTGGCAGAAACGCTGACCGTGGTCATTTCGAAAAGCGGCGGGACCAAGGAGACACGGAGCGGGATGCTTGAGGCCCAGGACGCCTACCGCCGTGCCGGCCTTGATTTCCACCGTCATGCGATGGCAGTTACCGGCGCGGGAAGCGAGCTGGACCGGACCGCCACCGAGGCCGGGTGGCTGGCCCGCTTCCCGATGTGGGACTGGGTGGGGGGGCGGACGTCGGAGACTTCCGCCGTCGGCCTTCTCCCGGCGGCGCTCCAGGGGATCGACATCGACGGGATACTGGCAGGTGCCCGGCAGTGCGATGCCCTCACCCGCCGGCGGACGACCGCCACTAACCCGGCGGCACTCCTGGCCCTCATGTGGCACCACGCCACCGGCGGGCGGGGTACCCGCGACATGGTCATTCTCCCCTACAAGGATCGCCTGCTCCTCTTTTCCCGGTACCTCCAGCAGCTTGTCATGGAGTCCCTCGGCAAAGAGCGCGACCGCACCGGCACTGTGGTGAACCAGGGGATCGCGGTGTACGGCAACAAAGGATCCACGGACCAGCACGCCTACGTCCAGCAGTTGCGGGAGGGGATCAACAACTTCTTCGTGACCTTCGTCGAGGTGCTGCGGGATCGCGACGGGAAGTCTCTTGAGGTCGAACCGGGGGTGACGAGCGGCGACTACCTCTCGGGCTTTTTCCAGGGGACCCGCGCCGCCCTCCACGAAAACGGCCGCGAATCCCTCACCATCACGATCCCGGAGGTTTCTCCCGCCACGATCGGGGTCCTGATCGCCCTCTTCGAACGCGCCGTCGGTCTCTACGCAGCGCTGACCGACATCAATGCCTACCACCAGCCGGGGGTTGAGGCGGGCAAAAAGGCGGCGGGGGTGGTTCTGAAGCTCCAGGCCGAGGTCATCGCCCACCTGCAGGGAGGGGGGGAACCGGCCACCGCCGACGAGATCGCCGCCGCCATCGGGCGTGACGTCGAGGTAGAGGCCGTCTTCCACATCCTGCTCCACGCCGCGGCCAACCCCGACCACGGGGTACGGATATTTGCCGCCGAACCGCTCTTCCAGAGCCAGTTCGGCACGGCAGGATGA
- a CDS encoding DUF1450 domain-containing protein: protein MKVRFCEHNKGKNKAYRKLRENFPSLDVKIKDCIRKCGPCHKTPFAVVDGKTVCGIDAEDLYHKIIKEME from the coding sequence GTGAAGGTGAGATTCTGTGAGCACAACAAGGGAAAAAACAAGGCGTACCGAAAGCTCAGGGAGAATTTCCCCTCACTTGATGTGAAGATCAAGGACTGCATCAGGAAATGCGGGCCGTGCCACAAGACCCCCTTTGCCGTTGTTGATGGCAAGACCGTCTGCGGCATTGACGCCGAAGATCTGTATCACAAGATCATTAAGGAAATGGAATAA
- a CDS encoding two-component system sensor histidine kinase NtrB: MPRILLLASSIVGISLFHYLTPLHRPALHDILQRLYYIPIIMAAFWFGLRGGLISSIIVSVLYAPHVLFQWGVQPSLELEKFLEILLYNVVGGVTGFLCQKEELRRGELERTAQGLEESYRTLQRQADLIIEIEEQLRRAERLSTVGELSAMLAHEIRNPLGSIRGTAEILRDDFRPGDRKYEFLEILLKETDRLNRVVEDFLRLARPIDVERTTCDIVAELREVVTLLGGQAAGRQVRLDLEAAEIPPVSGDGERLRQVFFNLLLNGIQATGPGGRVAVRVTPVAASGEAPAGVELAFRDTGKGIAVADIERVFTPFFTTKEGGTGLGLAITQRIVEAHGGTIAVESGAGKGTTFRVWLPR, translated from the coding sequence ATGCCACGCATCCTGCTTCTTGCCTCCTCCATCGTCGGGATCAGTCTCTTCCACTACCTGACCCCTCTCCATCGTCCGGCGTTGCACGATATCCTGCAGCGTCTCTATTACATCCCGATCATCATGGCGGCGTTCTGGTTCGGGCTGCGCGGCGGCCTGATCTCCTCCATCATCGTCAGCGTCCTCTACGCCCCCCACGTCCTCTTCCAGTGGGGGGTGCAGCCCTCTCTGGAACTTGAAAAATTCCTCGAAATACTCCTGTACAACGTGGTCGGCGGCGTCACGGGGTTTCTCTGCCAGAAGGAGGAGCTGCGCCGCGGTGAACTGGAGCGGACTGCCCAGGGGCTCGAAGAGTCGTACCGCACGCTCCAGCGCCAGGCTGACCTGATCATTGAAATCGAGGAGCAGCTTCGTCGCGCCGAGCGCCTGTCGACCGTCGGCGAACTGTCGGCCATGCTTGCCCATGAGATTCGCAACCCCCTCGGCTCCATCAGAGGAACGGCGGAGATTCTCCGCGACGACTTCCGGCCGGGGGACCGAAAATACGAATTCCTCGAGATCCTGCTCAAGGAAACCGACCGGCTGAACCGGGTCGTGGAGGACTTCCTCCGGCTTGCCCGCCCCATCGACGTGGAGCGCACAACCTGTGACATTGTCGCCGAGCTGCGGGAGGTCGTTACGCTCCTCGGGGGGCAGGCGGCCGGCCGTCAGGTGCGGCTCGACCTGGAGGCGGCGGAAATCCCTCCCGTGTCAGGGGACGGAGAGCGGCTCCGGCAGGTGTTTTTCAATCTCCTGCTGAACGGCATCCAGGCCACCGGCCCGGGGGGACGCGTCGCGGTGCGGGTGACACCCGTCGCTGCCAGCGGCGAGGCCCCCGCCGGGGTGGAGCTTGCATTCAGAGATACGGGAAAGGGGATCGCCGTCGCCGACATCGAACGGGTATTCACCCCGTTCTTCACCACCAAGGAGGGGGGGACCGGGCTCGGGCTTGCCATCACGCAGCGGATCGTGGAGGCCCACGGCGGCACGATCGCCGTTGAAAGCGGCGCGGGGAAGGGAACGACGTTCCGGGTGTGGCTCCCCCGATGA
- a CDS encoding TlpA disulfide reductase family protein produces the protein MMKIARMVPVLILVALLGCSRPQKPAVEGSPAPDFTLNTLNGELVKLSDLKGQVVLVNFWATWCPPCREEIPSLMRLNAAMAGKPFRMLCVSIDEGGKVAIEEFFRKSGYSLPTLPDTDKRAGTLYGITGVPETFVIDKRGVILKKVVGGMEWDRPDVVAYLTDIMNKP, from the coding sequence ATGATGAAGATTGCCCGCATGGTCCCGGTACTCATCCTGGTGGCGCTGCTTGGCTGTTCCCGCCCGCAGAAGCCGGCTGTCGAAGGAAGTCCCGCCCCCGATTTCACCCTGAATACCCTGAACGGCGAGCTGGTGAAGCTCTCCGATCTGAAGGGGCAGGTGGTCCTCGTCAACTTCTGGGCCACCTGGTGTCCTCCCTGCCGGGAGGAGATCCCCTCCCTCATGCGGCTCAATGCCGCCATGGCCGGCAAACCGTTCCGGATGCTCTGCGTCTCCATCGACGAGGGGGGGAAGGTCGCCATCGAGGAGTTCTTCCGCAAGAGCGGGTACTCCCTCCCCACGCTCCCCGACACCGACAAGCGGGCCGGCACGCTGTACGGCATCACCGGCGTCCCCGAGACTTTTGTCATCGACAAACGGGGTGTTATACTCAAAAAAGTCGTCGGCGGCATGGAGTGGGACCGTCCCGACGTTGTCGCGTATCTCACCGATATCATGAACAAACCGTAG
- a CDS encoding ferritin, which yields MLSTEMAVALNGHLNTELYSAHLYLSMSSYANFLGLKGAANWFMVQYQEEMVHFTKFYDYINSQGEHVKLGPLDAPPSEFANLLAMFQKTIEHETHITKCINDLTELAVQQKDHATQIFLQWFITEQIEEEENDREIIGKLKLVGDNGYGLLMIDTELGARVFTPPPAAGQGA from the coding sequence ATGCTGAGCACTGAAATGGCAGTGGCACTGAACGGGCATCTCAATACGGAACTCTATTCCGCCCACCTCTACCTTTCCATGTCGTCCTACGCCAATTTCCTCGGTCTTAAGGGGGCCGCCAACTGGTTCATGGTGCAGTACCAGGAGGAGATGGTTCACTTTACGAAGTTCTACGATTACATCAACAGCCAGGGGGAGCATGTGAAGCTCGGTCCCCTTGATGCACCGCCGAGCGAATTTGCCAACCTTCTGGCCATGTTCCAGAAAACCATTGAGCACGAAACACACATCACGAAATGTATCAATGACCTGACCGAACTGGCGGTGCAGCAGAAGGATCACGCCACCCAGATTTTTCTCCAGTGGTTCATTACCGAGCAGATCGAGGAGGAGGAGAATGATCGTGAGATCATCGGCAAGCTGAAGCTCGTGGGGGATAACGGCTACGGGCTCCTGATGATCGATACCGAACTTGGCGCCCGGGTCTTTACGCCGCCTCCCGCCGCCGGACAGGGGGCCTGA
- a CDS encoding DUF3641 domain-containing protein encodes MAVLVALAARHGVRFNNLFTITNAPIGRCRKHLESTGAYERYLALLATSFNPDAARSIMCRPLVSVDWKGFLYNCDFNQAVGLPITGKSGNAIKIDDLKVAACTGAPLFLAQHCYCCTAGEGSSCTGALA; translated from the coding sequence ATGGCCGTGCTTGTCGCCCTCGCGGCCCGGCACGGGGTGCGCTTCAACAACCTGTTCACCATCACCAACGCCCCCATCGGCCGCTGCCGCAAGCACCTCGAATCCACGGGGGCCTACGAGCGCTACCTCGCGCTCCTCGCCACCAGCTTCAACCCTGATGCGGCCCGTTCCATCATGTGCCGGCCCCTCGTAAGCGTCGACTGGAAGGGTTTCCTGTACAACTGCGACTTCAATCAGGCGGTCGGCCTTCCTATCACGGGGAAGTCCGGCAACGCCATAAAAATAGACGACCTCAAAGTGGCGGCCTGCACCGGCGCCCCGCTTTTTCTGGCGCAGCACTGCTACTGCTGCACCGCCGGCGAAGGTTCCAGCTGTACCGGCGCCCTCGCCTGA
- a CDS encoding cytochrome c biogenesis CcdA family protein, protein MQPANITFFGAFLAGLLSFLSPCVLPLIPSYITYITGLSFADLQAEHPTHKVRQQTMIHSLLFIAGFTVVFVLLGASATFVGGFLQEHMESIRKVGGVLIVIFGIHVSGVLPIHMLLGEKRFTVHRKPAGYLGSLLVGLAFAAGWTPCIGPILATILMVAATEDTVFHGIALLFAYSMGLAIPFFLSSLAMHQFLVLFNRFKKHIRVLEIVTGVFLVIVGVMIFTNYLSVLSRYTMKWLGGN, encoded by the coding sequence ATGCAGCCAGCCAACATCACCTTTTTCGGCGCGTTTCTCGCGGGGCTCCTCTCGTTCCTCTCCCCCTGCGTACTCCCCCTGATCCCTTCGTACATCACCTACATCACCGGTCTCTCCTTCGCCGATCTCCAGGCGGAGCACCCGACCCACAAGGTCCGGCAGCAGACCATGATCCATTCGCTCCTCTTCATCGCCGGCTTCACCGTGGTATTCGTGCTGCTCGGGGCCTCGGCCACGTTCGTGGGGGGCTTTCTCCAGGAGCATATGGAGAGCATCCGCAAGGTGGGGGGGGTACTGATCGTCATCTTCGGGATCCACGTCTCGGGGGTGCTCCCGATCCACATGCTCCTGGGCGAAAAGCGGTTCACCGTCCACCGCAAACCGGCGGGCTATCTGGGGAGCTTACTCGTCGGCCTCGCCTTTGCGGCCGGCTGGACCCCCTGCATCGGCCCGATCCTGGCGACGATCCTCATGGTGGCGGCCACCGAGGATACGGTCTTCCACGGCATCGCCCTCCTCTTCGCCTATTCCATGGGGCTTGCCATCCCCTTTTTCCTCTCCTCCCTCGCCATGCACCAGTTTCTCGTCTTATTCAACCGGTTCAAGAAGCATATCCGCGTCCTCGAGATCGTGACCGGCGTCTTCCTGGTCATCGTCGGCGTCATGATCTTCACCAACTACCTGAGCGTTCTCTCCCGCTATACCATGAAATGGTTGGGAGGAAACTGA
- a CDS encoding sensor histidine kinase: MKTATTREELLKELQHLRKRVSDLEERERAATKAFAMCRSDETANSANSSCEIGDPRGAEARLRDSEERYRSLVESSPDAIVVHSAGRYVYVNGAAVALYGAERADQLIGKPLADFVHLDVRDLVRTRIRQIYEEKLCVPLSRQKLVRLDGEVIDIETIGIPMNYRGEPAAQIIMRDITARVKAEGEIRRLNDELEQRVRERTAQYEMVNRELESFCYSVSHDMRAPLRHIEGYTRIFLEEFAETVPESGKEYLTRICNATRRMETLIDDLLTLSRITTGTLTLGDVDLGAMAREICSELTASSPQRRVRIVIAPEVMVRGDANLLRVALENLLGNAWKYSGKREETEISFGVEEQDGKRVCYVRDNGAGFNMAYSGKLFGAFQRLHHRHEFEGTGVGLATVKRIIQRHGGSVWAEGMVNAGATFYFTLP, translated from the coding sequence ATGAAAACCGCTACAACCCGAGAAGAGCTCTTGAAGGAGCTGCAGCACCTCAGAAAGCGTGTCAGCGACCTCGAGGAACGCGAACGTGCGGCCACGAAAGCCTTCGCCATGTGCCGAAGCGACGAGACAGCGAATTCCGCCAATTCCAGCTGCGAAATAGGAGACCCCAGGGGGGCCGAAGCACGGCTGCGCGACAGCGAGGAACGGTACCGCTCCCTCGTGGAGTCTTCACCTGACGCCATCGTAGTCCATTCCGCAGGGAGGTATGTTTATGTAAACGGGGCCGCCGTTGCCCTCTATGGCGCCGAACGTGCCGACCAACTCATCGGAAAACCGCTTGCCGACTTCGTCCATCTCGACGTACGCGACCTGGTCCGTACCCGAATCCGCCAAATTTACGAGGAGAAGCTCTGCGTCCCCCTGTCGAGGCAAAAGCTGGTTCGCCTGGACGGAGAGGTGATCGACATAGAAACCATCGGCATCCCGATGAATTACCGAGGGGAACCGGCGGCCCAGATCATCATGCGCGACATCACCGCCCGGGTGAAGGCGGAGGGGGAGATCCGACGCCTCAACGACGAGCTGGAGCAGCGGGTCAGGGAACGGACCGCCCAGTACGAGATGGTCAACCGGGAGCTGGAGAGCTTCTGCTATTCGGTCTCTCACGACATGCGGGCGCCGCTGCGTCACATCGAGGGTTACACCCGGATTTTCCTGGAGGAGTTCGCCGAGACGGTACCCGAAAGCGGGAAGGAATATCTGACCCGGATATGCAATGCAACCAGGAGGATGGAAACCCTCATCGACGACCTGCTGACGCTTTCCCGGATAACGACGGGGACACTCACGCTGGGAGATGTGGATCTCGGCGCCATGGCGCGGGAGATCTGCTCTGAGCTGACCGCCTCGTCGCCCCAGCGTCGGGTCCGCATCGTCATTGCGCCGGAAGTCATGGTTCGCGGCGATGCAAACCTGCTCCGGGTGGCGCTGGAAAATCTGCTCGGCAATGCCTGGAAATACTCCGGCAAGAGAGAAGAGACGGAAATCAGCTTCGGCGTGGAGGAGCAGGATGGAAAGCGGGTCTGTTACGTCCGGGACAACGGGGCCGGTTTCAACATGGCATACTCCGGCAAGCTGTTCGGCGCCTTCCAGCGGCTCCACCACCGGCACGAGTTCGAGGGGACCGGCGTGGGGCTTGCGACGGTGAAACGGATCATCCAGCGCCACGGGGGGAGTGTGTGGGCCGAGGGGATGGTCAACGCGGGGGCGACGTTCTACTTTACCCTCCCCTGA